The DNA segment AGTTAGCAAGAAATCGTCTTTTTTATCTCCGACCCAAAATTCGCCTTCCTCGACTATCAGAAGTAAGTCATCAACTACCGACTTAAGGAAGCCATATTATGGAGGTGATACAAAGAATACGAGGCATTTATTTACGGATGACTCAAAAATAGGCATGGATCATATGTTTAAGCAGCTAGGACCATCATTACAATCAGTAGATTTAACTCCTGAACATTCACACCATACtttatatcaatttcaCAATAGTAATAAAATAACCGAAGGGAAAATCGATTCGGGGCTTCCACATTCGCATATTGGTTCGCTACCTTACGCATCACCGGAATTGCTATTACCATCCCCACCACCTTTAGGACCGTCGGCCGACATTTGGGCATTGGGGGTGCTAATGTATACAATGTGTACTGGAAAGCTACCATTTCAACACCCATATGAACCAACCTTGAGATCAATCATAACTTCGGGTGACTACAATAAGTCTGACTTGAAAAAAGCATGTCTTTTGCAGTGGGTTCTTGCGGATGATCTGGAAAGTGAAAGTGAAAGTAACAGTAATGCTGATAGTGGAGCAGAGGTGGAGAAATCGGAACGCCTGGAAAAAGCGGGAAAACGTTCCAACTCCATGTTTTCCTCGTCACTAGTCGACAATAAACGGGAACGAGAAATCGATGAATTGCATGATCAATGGCTACAATACAATAAATCTGAATTCAGTTGGCTATTTGATATAATCAAAGGAAGCTTACAAGCAAATATAACAAAACGTTGGGATTTGAATAAGATCTACGACTCCGTGCATATTTGTTAAGCACTTTATTCAGagaatgaattattatttaatgatgtatatatatgttCGGGCAACCGATATAGATGTCTGTTTCACCTAAGTATTAtaatgtattattatttttattattaatagtttCTAGAAGCAAGTGCTGGTTACCTGAAGGGCGTTTACAGAGGCTTTGTAAGCCAGCATTAGTTATTTTGCATAAAAATATCCCGAATAGTGTTGCCCTGCGAGGTGCAACGATATCACATCCATGCACTTAGTATTTTCGGATTAATTAATGTCACCTGACGTGAAGTCTAACGTCAAAAATGACATAACGCATTACTAAAAGTAAGAAATGTCATCGCTATTTGTTCCTAACCTTATTAATTATCGGAAACTTTATTTTACTTACAGCCGAAATACCCGGCATATACGTCAAAAACGTCAAAGGGGATTTCgaatttttttcttaatGGGTTAGAAATAGTGATAGTGAATTCAAAGGCTCATATATGAACTCTTTTCCTATTGCATAATAAATAGATTTTGttacaattaataaatacagAGACTACAGCCTTGGTTGTTATTTTGACCATCGGTGTTAACGAATTTTATGCATGCGACCGGAAAAACTAAAGTTTAAAATATGTCATCTCAATATGCATGAAAATCATCTTGAGGTCAGTGAAAagttttcaacaaaatagaACCGAGGCAACACTTTATTGCTGCAAATGGTCGGAATTCATTGTGAGACTGAGTGTCGGCTTACTTTTTGTAGTCATCCGGTAGAAGGCTTTACTAATACATTGCAGAACAGGTGGCTTTATTTGCTTGTAGCCTTGATAATCATAGTTTGCCTCTGGGCATTTGGAAGCATTACTTGCATGTAACGTTAATACAAAATTTGTTGCATACGTTCTATTACATCATGTATTATTTCGGACGGTAAATGCTTGCAAAACAAACCTCTTCCAGCGTTTGCAGCATTCGACGTTCGTCTCCATTCCCCCAAACTCTCCATCGATATATATAAGGCTGAGGTATGCCgttgaaaattaaatttttgcTTTTCTTCAAGTATAGATTTTTGGAGTTATAaacatattcaaaatggCTTTAAAAATCTTTTCTAGAACCAACACTATGGGGTTAAGGGGTAAACGTCTTAGAGTAATGTTCACTGTGGTGGCTACTCTTGGGTTCTCCTTATTCGGTTACGATCAAGGTTTAATGTCTGGTCTTATTACTGGTGAGCAATTCAATGCTGAATTCCCTCCAACAGCAGGTAAGGATCACTGGGCTTCTGTTAATCAAGGTGCCGTTACCGCCTGTTACGAAATTGGATGTTTGTTTGGTGctttatttgttttattcTATGGTGATAAAACAGGTAGAAGAATTTTAGTTGTTTGCGGTTctttgattattattattggtacCGTCATTTCTACTGCGGCATTTGGTCCACAATGGGGTTTAGGTCAGTTTGTTGTCGGAAGAGTGGTTACAGGTGTAGGTAATGGTTTGAATACCGCTACAATTCCAGTTTGGCAATCTGAAATGTCTAAAGCCGAAAACAGAGGTCTTTTAGTCAACTTCGAAGGTTCTGTCATTGCAGTGGGTACCTTTGTTGCTTACTGGATCGATTTCGGATTATCTTATGTTGATAGTTCTGTCCAATGGAGATTCCCAGTTGCTTTCCAAGCATTATTTGCAATCTTCTTGTTATTTGGAGCTATTGAAATGCCAGAATCTCCAAGATGGATGTTCGCTCACGATATGAAAGCTGAAGGTATGGAAGTTTTAGCTGCAATGAAAGATATTTCTccagatgatgatgaaatctACGCAGAATATACGTTCATTACTGACTCGATTAAGAGATTCGATAATAACCAAGCCGGATTCAAggaattattcaaaggTGGTAAAGAGCAATACTTTGCTAGAATGATAATTGGTTCATCTGGTCAATTTTTCCAACAATTTACTGGTTGTAATGCggcaatttattattctaCCGtgttatttgaagataCTATTCATTTAGAAAGAAGATTGGCTTTGATTTTAGGTGGTGTTTTTGCAACCGTCTATGCCTTATCCACAATTCCTTCGTTCTTCTTGGTTGATACACTTGGTAGAAGAAACTTATTCTTAATTGGTGCAATTGGTCAAGCTATCTCATTTACAATTACATTTGCCTGTTTGATTCCAGAAGATGGAGAAAACACTCAAGATGCCAAAGGTGCTGCTGTTGGtcttttcttgtttattgTCTTTTTCGGTTTTACTATCTTACCAATGCCTTGGATTTATCCACCAGAAATCAATCCAATGAAGACAAGAACCGTAGCTT comes from the Debaryomyces hansenii CBS767 chromosome B complete sequence genome and includes:
- a CDS encoding DEHA2B05060p (similar to uniprot|P39932 Saccharomyces cerevisiae YDR536w STL1 glycerol proton symporter of the plasma membrane), whose protein sequence is MALKIFSRTNTMGLRGKRLRVMFTVVATLGFSLFGYDQGLMSGLITGEQFNAEFPPTAGKDHWASVNQGAVTACYEIGCLFGALFVLFYGDKTGRRILVVCGSLIIIIGTVISTAAFGPQWGLGQFVVGRVVTGVGNGLNTATIPVWQSEMSKAENRGLLVNFEGSVIAVGTFVAYWIDFGLSYVDSSVQWRFPVAFQALFAIFLLFGAIEMPESPRWMFAHDMKAEGMEVLAAMKDISPDDDEIYAEYTFITDSIKRFDNNQAGFKELFKGGKEQYFARMIIGSSGQFFQQFTGCNAAIYYSTVLFEDTIHLERRLALILGGVFATVYALSTIPSFFLVDTLGRRNLFLIGAIGQAISFTITFACLIPEDGENTQDAKGAAVGLFLFIVFFGFTILPMPWIYPPEINPMKTRTVASAVSTCTNWLTNFGVVMFTPIFIAQSTFGCYLFFALMNYTFIPIIFFFYPETAGRSLEEIDIIFAKAHVDNRLPFRVAATMPRLSVKDIEEYNVQLGLDDDFDKEQNELQENASSNSEKSPDDTPEGILTPNA